A single window of Paracoccus albus DNA harbors:
- a CDS encoding DUF4432 family protein — protein MIPLYRDQFTPHGRIILCHGGISVHAFRYASGVEGLTFSNSRGGLTVLPYMGQMLWGATFDGLELGMSSQFEIPRPADTIIGTYGCLGFHSGLLANGVPGSEDSHPVHGEFPTCEITTAELRFGEDARGLFVELWGRRDHVEGFGPHYWAEPTVRFYQDCTMIDWGMKVINRSAFAMPLQYMAHLNPAFLQGATIHQPAPFTPDRTQVRKAVPAHVVPDPDYLDLIDRLAQNPAEMQVLDRDEYQPEQVFYIRDPAVDQHGIAHLMLRRAEGDGIAVGYRPQQFPKLVRWIMANGDAKVAAFALPSTCEPEGRAAELAKGNVIDLAPGASAEFGIRFGYVDAEEAEALAATIRKTGGQNG, from the coding sequence ATGATCCCACTGTATCGCGACCAGTTCACGCCACATGGCCGTATCATACTGTGCCACGGCGGCATCTCGGTTCATGCGTTCCGCTATGCTTCTGGGGTAGAGGGGCTGACCTTCAGCAACTCCCGCGGTGGCCTGACCGTGCTGCCCTATATGGGGCAAATGCTGTGGGGCGCCACCTTTGACGGCCTTGAACTGGGCATGTCCAGCCAGTTTGAGATCCCGCGACCGGCGGATACGATCATCGGCACTTATGGCTGCCTTGGTTTTCATTCCGGTCTTCTGGCCAATGGCGTGCCGGGGTCAGAGGATAGCCACCCCGTTCACGGTGAGTTCCCGACTTGCGAGATCACCACAGCAGAGCTGCGCTTCGGAGAGGATGCTCGCGGTCTTTTCGTAGAACTGTGGGGCAGGCGCGACCATGTCGAGGGGTTTGGCCCGCATTACTGGGCAGAGCCGACGGTACGGTTCTATCAGGACTGCACAATGATCGACTGGGGCATGAAAGTGATCAATCGCTCTGCCTTTGCGATGCCGCTGCAATATATGGCGCATCTGAACCCAGCTTTTCTGCAAGGTGCGACGATCCATCAGCCGGCACCTTTTACGCCCGACCGCACACAGGTGCGCAAGGCCGTTCCCGCCCATGTCGTGCCGGACCCGGACTATCTCGACCTGATCGACAGGCTGGCCCAAAATCCGGCAGAGATGCAGGTGCTGGACCGTGATGAATACCAGCCCGAACAGGTGTTCTATATTCGTGATCCGGCTGTGGATCAGCATGGTATTGCGCATCTGATGCTGCGCCGTGCCGAGGGTGACGGAATTGCGGTGGGCTACCGCCCGCAGCAGTTTCCGAAACTGGTCCGCTGGATCATGGCGAATGGCGATGCAAAAGTTGCGGCATTTGCCCTGCCCTCGACCTGCGAGCCAGAGGGGCGGGCGGCAGAATTGGCCAAGGGTAACGTCATAGATCTCGCGCCCGGCGCATCGGCAGAGTTCGGCATCCGCTTCGGATATGTTGACGCGGAAGAGGCAGAGGCACTGGCCGCGACGATCAGAAAAACAGGTGGGCAAAATGGCTGA
- a CDS encoding ABC transporter permease, which produces MNDVKTPSLTSRLTGAVGGATNLQLLLVCFAVLIAMSFANPRFLNPYNFESMAFFLPELGILSIAVMIAMLTGGIDLSIVGIANLSAITAGLFFQKMGGAEAGLGVVLLGVAIALSVGLVAGLVNGLLISRLRITPILATLGSGQVFTGLALVLTGGPAIVGFPAAWNAIGNSKLGPVPLPFVIFLAVCIGIWLLLTRTAFGLQLMLIGTNARAAVFAGINRGRMLVYSYALTGMLAAMAGIILSGRTNAAKSDYGASYLLQAVLIAVLGGTNPAGGRGNVLGVALAVISLVMLSSGFQMMRVSNHLIDFIWGAFLIVVLALNYLLSKRRT; this is translated from the coding sequence ATGAACGACGTCAAAACCCCCTCTTTGACCTCTCGCCTGACCGGAGCGGTCGGCGGGGCGACGAACCTTCAGCTTCTGCTGGTCTGCTTTGCTGTGCTTATCGCGATGAGCTTCGCTAATCCGCGATTCCTCAACCCCTACAACTTCGAATCCATGGCCTTCTTCCTGCCGGAACTGGGCATCCTGTCCATCGCGGTGATGATTGCCATGCTGACCGGCGGGATTGATCTGTCGATTGTGGGCATTGCGAACCTGTCAGCAATTACAGCCGGATTGTTTTTCCAGAAGATGGGCGGTGCAGAGGCGGGCCTTGGCGTCGTTCTGCTTGGCGTCGCCATTGCGCTAAGCGTCGGGCTGGTTGCGGGGCTGGTCAACGGCCTGCTGATTTCGCGGCTGCGGATCACGCCGATCCTGGCGACGTTGGGGTCCGGGCAGGTGTTCACCGGCCTTGCGCTTGTGCTGACAGGCGGGCCAGCAATCGTCGGCTTCCCTGCCGCATGGAATGCGATTGGGAACAGCAAGCTGGGCCCGGTACCGCTGCCCTTCGTCATCTTCCTTGCGGTTTGTATCGGCATCTGGCTGCTGCTGACGCGCACGGCCTTCGGCCTGCAACTCATGCTGATCGGCACCAACGCCCGCGCGGCGGTATTTGCGGGTATCAACCGTGGCAGGATGCTTGTCTACAGCTATGCGCTGACAGGTATGCTTGCGGCGATGGCGGGCATTATTCTGTCGGGGCGGACGAATGCGGCGAAATCAGATTATGGCGCGTCCTACCTGCTGCAAGCCGTTCTGATCGCGGTGCTGGGCGGCACGAATCCGGCGGGCGGACGCGGAAATGTTCTGGGTGTTGCACTGGCGGTGATTTCGCTGGTCATGCTGTCCTCAGGCTTCCAGATGATGCGCGTCTCTAACCACCTGATCGACTTTATCTGGGGCGCCTTTCTGATTGTGGTTCTTGCACTGAACTATCTGCTGAGCAAGCGGAGGACCTGA
- a CDS encoding ABC transporter permease, which produces MSLRNPAWWKSTEAMVAAILLLAMILIGFVNPAFWSLENLFSLARSNVVIGIMALGVLLVMIAGGIDVSFPAFAVAAMYLVVRAMVDWGVPSGVILPFLMATLIGALLGLVNALLVWKLRMIPLIVTLGTAAMARGLLNGLVGTSNVNINKFPDSLIDFGKTDLVTLLNANGASYGLPATVLLYLGLALIVHLVLSRTMIGRSVYAYGASPESAQRVGFRTGRTLIFVYVAAGALAGFAGLLHSSMIWMANPRDFVGWELDVIAAVVLGGASIFGGRGSVLGTMLGVFILVMIKNSLILMGIETTWQRVVVGCMLIAAVALTALRDRKATV; this is translated from the coding sequence ATGAGCTTGCGCAATCCAGCATGGTGGAAAAGCACCGAGGCAATGGTCGCGGCAATCCTGTTGCTGGCAATGATCCTGATCGGTTTCGTGAACCCGGCCTTCTGGTCGCTCGAAAACCTGTTCAGCCTCGCACGGTCTAATGTCGTTATCGGCATTATGGCGCTTGGCGTGTTGCTGGTGATGATCGCTGGTGGAATTGACGTCAGTTTCCCGGCCTTTGCGGTCGCGGCGATGTATCTGGTCGTGCGTGCAATGGTCGATTGGGGCGTCCCGAGCGGTGTGATCCTGCCCTTCCTTATGGCGACGCTGATCGGGGCGCTCCTCGGCCTGGTTAACGCGCTGCTTGTCTGGAAGCTGCGGATGATCCCGCTGATCGTGACACTGGGAACAGCGGCAATGGCGCGGGGATTGCTGAACGGGCTGGTCGGCACCTCCAACGTGAATATTAACAAGTTTCCCGATTCATTGATTGATTTCGGCAAGACCGACCTTGTGACACTGTTGAATGCGAATGGTGCCAGCTATGGCCTGCCCGCGACGGTGCTGCTTTACCTCGGCCTGGCGCTGATCGTGCATCTGGTGCTGAGCCGTACGATGATCGGACGATCTGTCTATGCCTATGGGGCATCGCCGGAATCGGCGCAGCGCGTGGGCTTTCGTACGGGCCGTACGCTGATCTTTGTCTATGTGGCCGCAGGCGCTTTGGCAGGTTTCGCGGGGCTGCTGCATAGCTCGATGATATGGATGGCCAATCCGCGCGACTTTGTAGGGTGGGAGCTGGACGTTATCGCCGCTGTGGTCCTTGGCGGGGCGTCGATCTTTGGCGGGCGCGGATCGGTTCTGGGAACCATGCTGGGTGTGTTCATTCTGGTGATGATCAAGAACTCGCTTATCCTGATGGGGATCGAGACGACATGGCAGCGCGTCGTCGTCGGCTGTATGCTGATCGCGGCGGTGGCGCTGACCGCTTTGCGCGACCGCAAGGCAACGGTCTGA
- a CDS encoding sugar ABC transporter ATP-binding protein, which produces MNTKGQTPLIEMRGITKRFGGVTALDDVSLSIMPGEIHCLAGENGSGKSTIIKVISGVYQPDGGEVLIDGQPVGALDPVKSTAAGIQVIYQDFSLFPTLSVVENLTINTFLHEGARLIDRKRARKLAGEVLDRLGVDLPLDAAVETLPTSGRQLVAIARAVLADARLIIMDEPTTALTGREVERLFRITRDLQDHGIAILFVSHKMREMLDLSEKLTVLRNGRKVAEDPIAEFDEAAITRAMTGRDVEYAHYEVARPSGTPRLELRDVSVTDQLFDVSLSIWAGEVVGVSGLIGSGRTELALASFGMMPPDQGQVIVDGQDVTPQSVQEAIEAGIAYVPEDRLSEGLFLTRSIRDNSIVSSIRRFAPGLWLDRKGAAAATRDMFDRMTIAAPSPEVAVGTLSGGNQQRVMIGRWLMTGAKVLILNGPTVGVDVGSKATIHGIIHDMARDEGLAVLMISDDVPELVHNCNRVVTMVQGRMTAELSGDGLTEDALNESLRLNVEEPA; this is translated from the coding sequence ATGAACACAAAGGGACAGACGCCGCTGATCGAGATGCGGGGCATTACCAAGCGCTTCGGCGGTGTCACGGCGCTTGATGATGTCTCGCTGTCGATCATGCCGGGGGAAATCCATTGCCTTGCCGGGGAAAACGGCTCTGGCAAGTCGACGATCATCAAGGTCATATCGGGCGTCTATCAGCCTGATGGCGGCGAGGTTCTGATTGACGGGCAGCCTGTAGGTGCCCTTGACCCGGTCAAATCGACTGCCGCTGGAATTCAGGTGATTTACCAGGACTTCTCTCTTTTTCCGACGCTGTCGGTTGTCGAGAATCTGACGATCAATACCTTCCTGCACGAAGGTGCCAGACTGATCGACCGGAAGCGCGCGCGAAAACTGGCGGGTGAGGTTCTGGATCGTCTGGGCGTTGACCTTCCGCTGGATGCCGCTGTTGAGACATTGCCGACATCGGGCCGCCAGCTTGTCGCGATTGCGCGCGCGGTGCTTGCGGACGCGCGCCTGATCATCATGGATGAGCCGACGACCGCCCTGACCGGCCGCGAGGTCGAGCGCCTGTTCCGTATCACCCGCGACTTGCAGGATCACGGCATCGCTATTCTGTTCGTCAGCCACAAGATGCGCGAGATGCTGGATCTGTCCGAAAAACTGACCGTCCTGCGCAATGGCCGCAAAGTCGCCGAGGATCCGATAGCAGAGTTTGACGAGGCCGCGATCACCCGCGCGATGACGGGCCGCGATGTGGAATATGCGCATTACGAGGTCGCGCGCCCCAGTGGAACGCCCCGTCTTGAGCTTCGCGATGTCAGCGTGACAGATCAGCTTTTCGACGTTTCGCTGTCCATCTGGGCGGGAGAGGTTGTGGGTGTCAGCGGGCTGATCGGATCGGGGCGGACAGAACTGGCACTGGCCTCATTCGGCATGATGCCGCCTGATCAGGGCCAAGTGATTGTCGATGGGCAGGACGTGACGCCGCAATCGGTGCAGGAGGCGATTGAGGCGGGGATTGCCTATGTGCCCGAGGACCGCCTGTCAGAGGGTTTGTTCCTGACCCGCTCTATCCGCGACAATTCGATCGTTTCGTCTATACGCCGCTTTGCGCCGGGGCTGTGGCTGGATCGTAAAGGGGCGGCTGCCGCAACGCGCGACATGTTCGACCGCATGACCATCGCCGCACCATCGCCCGAAGTTGCGGTCGGCACCCTGTCGGGCGGGAACCAACAGCGTGTGATGATCGGGCGTTGGCTGATGACTGGCGCGAAAGTTCTGATCCTGAACGGTCCGACGGTGGGCGTCGATGTCGGATCTAAGGCGACCATTCACGGCATCATTCATGACATGGCCCGCGACGAAGGGCTTGCCGTGCTGATGATCTCCGATGACGTGCCAGAGCTTGTTCACAACTGCAACCGCGTGGTGACGATGGTTCAGGGCCGGATGACCGCCGAATTGTCCGGTGATGGTCTGACCGAAGATGCCTTGAACGAAAGCCTGCGGCTGAATGTCGAGGAGCCGGCATGA
- a CDS encoding autoinducer 2 ABC transporter substrate-binding protein has translation MKHVFSAAVLGVMALSPAAFAEGPVDVSNVNQDLIATAEDKSYTIATVVKVDGIAWFDRMREGVEQFAGDTGHDTYMIGPSQADAAAQVQMIENLIAQGVDAIAVVPFSVEAVEPVLQKARDQGIVVISHEASNIQNVDYDIEAFDNFAYGENLMKILGEAMGGEGKYVATVGSLTSKSQNEWIDGAVAYQEENFPNMSLAMDRLETYDDANQDYTKLKEAFTAQPDITGIVGGPMPTSAGAGRMITESGLEGKVHFSGTGLVSVAGEYLDNGAVEYIQFWDPAVAGYAMNMLAVAALEGKQDQLKAGLNLGLAGYEDLIAPDEAAPNKLYGAGWVGVTKENMAEYDF, from the coding sequence ATGAAGCATGTATTTTCTGCGGCCGTTCTTGGTGTGATGGCATTAAGCCCTGCGGCATTTGCCGAAGGTCCGGTCGATGTGAGCAATGTCAATCAGGACCTGATCGCGACAGCCGAGGACAAGAGCTATACGATCGCGACCGTAGTAAAGGTTGATGGTATCGCGTGGTTTGACCGGATGCGCGAAGGGGTCGAACAATTCGCGGGCGATACCGGCCATGACACCTATATGATCGGCCCGTCGCAGGCCGATGCCGCCGCGCAGGTACAGATGATCGAAAACCTGATCGCGCAGGGTGTGGATGCAATTGCAGTCGTGCCCTTCAGCGTCGAGGCCGTGGAGCCAGTGCTTCAGAAGGCGCGGGATCAGGGAATCGTCGTGATCTCTCACGAGGCGTCGAATATCCAGAACGTCGATTACGATATCGAGGCGTTCGACAACTTTGCCTATGGCGAGAATCTGATGAAGATTCTCGGCGAAGCGATGGGTGGCGAGGGAAAATATGTCGCAACCGTCGGCAGCCTGACCTCGAAAAGCCAGAATGAATGGATCGACGGTGCCGTGGCGTATCAGGAAGAAAACTTCCCGAATATGTCGCTGGCGATGGACCGACTGGAAACCTATGACGATGCCAATCAGGATTACACGAAGCTGAAAGAGGCGTTCACCGCCCAGCCTGACATTACCGGGATCGTCGGCGGGCCGATGCCCACTTCGGCCGGTGCGGGTCGTATGATTACGGAGTCCGGGCTGGAAGGTAAGGTGCATTTCTCTGGCACAGGGCTGGTTTCCGTTGCGGGTGAGTATCTCGATAACGGCGCTGTCGAATATATCCAGTTCTGGGATCCGGCGGTCGCGGGCTATGCGATGAACATGCTGGCCGTCGCGGCATTGGAGGGCAAGCAGGACCAGTTGAAAGCGGGTCTGAACCTTGGCCTTGCCGGATATGAGGATCTGATCGCCCCGGATGAGGCCGCGCCGAACAAGCTTTACGGTGCGGGCTGGGTCGGTGTGACGAAGGAAAACATGGCCGAATACGACTTCTGA
- the metK gene encoding methionine adenosyltransferase: MSEYNIFTSESVSEGHPDKIADQISDAVLDAIIAEDPRARVACETMVKTGVAIISGEITTSAWVDLENIVRDVINDIGYTSSEVGFDGATCSVINIIGKQSPEINQGVDRASLEEQGAGDQGLMFGYASDETDVLMPAPITYAHRLVQRQSQVRRNGTLPWLRPDAKSQVTFRYDDDGQVDGVDAVVLSTQHNPEISLDDLREAVIEEIIKPVLPTQWLSADTKYFINPTGKFVIGGPVGDCGLTGRKIIVDSYGGMARHGGGAFSGKDPSKVDRSAAYAGRWVAKNIVSAGLAKRCEIQVSYAIGVAEPTSISLNCFGTETVPVEKIVAAVREVFDLRPYAIIGELDLLHPIYRDTATYGHFGKEPVDITYAGKTHRGYTWEDTGRAEALKSAI, encoded by the coding sequence ATGAGCGAATATAACATCTTCACCTCGGAATCCGTGTCCGAAGGTCATCCCGATAAGATTGCGGACCAGATTTCCGATGCGGTGCTGGATGCGATCATTGCCGAAGACCCGCGCGCCCGCGTGGCCTGCGAAACGATGGTTAAGACCGGGGTGGCTATCATCTCGGGCGAGATCACCACAAGCGCATGGGTCGATCTGGAAAATATCGTGCGCGATGTGATCAACGATATCGGCTATACCTCTTCGGAAGTTGGTTTTGACGGCGCGACATGTTCGGTCATCAACATCATCGGCAAGCAATCGCCCGAGATCAATCAGGGCGTCGACCGTGCGTCACTGGAAGAGCAGGGGGCAGGCGATCAGGGTCTGATGTTTGGCTATGCGTCAGATGAAACCGATGTTCTGATGCCCGCGCCGATCACCTATGCGCATCGCCTGGTGCAGCGCCAGTCGCAGGTTCGCCGCAACGGAACGCTGCCCTGGCTGCGTCCGGATGCAAAATCGCAGGTTACCTTCCGTTATGACGATGACGGGCAGGTTGACGGCGTGGATGCCGTCGTGCTGTCGACGCAGCACAATCCGGAAATCTCGCTGGATGATCTGCGCGAAGCGGTGATTGAAGAGATCATCAAGCCGGTCCTGCCAACACAGTGGCTGTCTGCTGACACCAAGTATTTCATCAACCCGACGGGCAAGTTCGTGATTGGCGGTCCGGTCGGCGATTGCGGGCTGACCGGGCGCAAGATCATCGTTGACAGCTATGGTGGTATGGCGCGTCACGGCGGCGGGGCGTTTTCCGGCAAAGATCCGTCCAAGGTCGACCGCTCGGCCGCCTATGCGGGTCGTTGGGTCGCCAAGAATATCGTGTCGGCCGGCCTTGCCAAACGCTGTGAGATTCAGGTCAGCTATGCCATCGGGGTTGCCGAACCGACCTCGATCTCTCTCAACTGCTTTGGGACTGAAACCGTGCCGGTCGAAAAGATCGTTGCGGCGGTGCGCGAAGTGTTCGATCTGAGGCCTTACGCCATCATTGGAGAGCTTGATTTGCTGCATCCGATCTATCGCGATACGGCAACCTATGGTCATTTCGGCAAAGAACCGGTGGATATCACCTATGCCGGCAAGACTCATCGTGGCTATACTTGGGAAGACACGGGTCGGGCCGAAGCGCTGAAATCCGCAATCTGA
- the ahcY gene encoding adenosylhomocysteinase encodes MNDYIVKDIALSDFGRKELDIAETEMPGLMALRAEYGHSKPLKGARIAGSLHMTVQTAVLIETLVALGADVRWASCNIYSTQDHAAAAIASTGVPVFAIKGETLPEYWSYTDQIFQFGEGTANMILDDGGDATLYILLGARVEAGEEDLIATTESEEEEALFAQIRKRLAQSPGWFTQQRDAIKGVSEETTTGVHRLYDLHKKGLLPFPAINVNDSVTKSKFDNKYGCKESLVDGIRRATDTMMAGKVAVVCGYGDVGKGSAASLQGAGARVKVTEVDPICALQAAMDGFEVVTLEDVVDSADIFVTTTGNKDVIRLEHMREMKDMAIVGNIGHFDNEIQVAALKNHKWTNVKDQVDMIEMPSGNRIILLSQGRLLNLGNATGHPSFVMSASFTNQVLAQIELFTKGDEYAPGVYILPKHLDEKVAMLHLDKVGAKLTKLSSEQADYIGVPQAGPFKSDHYRY; translated from the coding sequence ATGAACGACTATATCGTCAAAGATATTGCCCTCTCCGACTTTGGCCGGAAGGAGCTGGATATCGCGGAAACTGAAATGCCGGGGCTCATGGCGCTGCGCGCGGAATACGGTCATTCGAAGCCGCTGAAAGGTGCGCGGATCGCGGGTAGCCTGCATATGACTGTGCAGACCGCTGTGCTGATCGAAACACTTGTGGCGCTTGGGGCAGATGTCCGCTGGGCCTCCTGCAATATCTATTCAACGCAGGATCATGCGGCAGCAGCGATTGCCTCGACCGGTGTGCCGGTTTTCGCCATCAAGGGAGAGACATTGCCGGAATACTGGTCCTACACCGATCAGATTTTCCAGTTCGGCGAAGGCACCGCGAACATGATCCTCGACGACGGCGGGGATGCGACGCTGTATATCCTGCTTGGCGCACGTGTCGAAGCGGGTGAAGAAGACCTGATCGCGACAACTGAGAGTGAAGAGGAAGAGGCACTTTTTGCCCAGATCCGGAAGCGGTTGGCGCAAAGTCCCGGCTGGTTCACGCAGCAGCGCGACGCGATCAAAGGCGTTTCGGAAGAAACGACAACAGGTGTTCACCGCCTGTACGATTTGCACAAGAAGGGCCTGCTGCCCTTCCCGGCGATCAATGTGAACGACTCTGTCACAAAGTCAAAATTCGACAACAAGTACGGCTGCAAGGAATCGCTGGTCGATGGCATCCGCCGCGCTACCGATACGATGATGGCCGGCAAGGTCGCCGTGGTCTGCGGTTACGGCGATGTCGGAAAGGGCTCTGCCGCCTCGCTGCAGGGCGCGGGCGCCCGCGTGAAGGTCACGGAAGTCGATCCCATCTGTGCGCTGCAAGCCGCGATGGACGGGTTCGAAGTTGTAACGCTGGAAGATGTCGTCGACAGCGCCGACATCTTCGTCACCACGACCGGCAATAAGGACGTCATCCGGCTGGAACACATGCGCGAGATGAAGGATATGGCCATCGTCGGCAATATCGGCCATTTCGACAATGAAATTCAGGTCGCCGCGCTGAAGAATCACAAATGGACGAACGTCAAGGATCAGGTCGACATGATCGAGATGCCGTCGGGCAATCGCATCATCCTGCTGTCGCAGGGCCGTCTGCTGAATCTCGGCAATGCGACCGGCCACCCTTCCTTTGTGATGTCAGCCAGCTTCACCAATCAGGTACTGGCCCAGATCGAACTGTTCACCAAGGGCGACGAATACGCGCCGGGCGTCTATATCCTGCCGAAGCACCTGGATGAGAAGGTCGCGATGCTGCATCTGGATAAGGTGGGGGCGAAGCTGACCAAGCTTTCCTCAGAGCAGGCCGACTATATCGGTGTCCCGCAGGCAGGCCCCTTCAAATCGGATCACTATCGGTACTGA